Within Eupeodes corollae unplaced genomic scaffold, idEupCoro1.1 scaffold_508, whole genome shotgun sequence, the genomic segment gatagatcttgattaggagtatctttttctagtacatgtcaagtatctattttgaagtcttgatcgattttgggggttgggaaggatcaggtgatggttttgggtgtgatttgattttcgtctagaacatcaaaaatccttcaggatgctccaaaatgactcatctatatctataatgatagatcttgattaggagtatctttttctagtacatgtcaagtatctattttgaagtcttgatcgattttgggggttgggaaggatcaggtgatggttttgggtgtgatttgattttcgtctagaacatcaaaaatccttcaggatgctccaaaatgactcatctatatctataatgatagatcttgattaggagtatctttttctagtacatgtcaagtatctattttgaagtcttgatcgattttgggggttgggaaggatcaggtgatggttttgggtgtgatttgattttcgtctagaacatcaaaaatccttcaggatgctccaaaatgactcatctatatctataatgatagatcttgattaggagtatctttttctagtacatgtcaagtatctattttgaagtcttgatcgattttgggggttgggaaggatcaggtgatggttttgggtgtgatttgattttcgtctagaacatcaaaaatccttcaggatgctccaaaatgactcatctatatctataattatagatcttgattaggagtatctttttctagtacatgtcaagtatctattttgaagtcttgatcgattttgggggttgggaaagatcaggtgatggttttgggtgttttttttttttttttttgtttttttttttttttttttttttatatccgatggaaatcttcaaaagacactcggtgtTCAGGATTAATCAAACTACATTTAAACTCAaatcattaattaatttcatttctagTTTTGTAATATATTTGATTGTAAGAAAACCCTGTTTGGAAGATTATTCGCGCGACTCACTGTacttacttaaaaacaaacaacttataATCCGCTTAATCCTCATCCAAGGCCAATAATTTGCATATTGTAATGCATTGTATTTAGATGATTTGGTATAGAAAAAAACCACTATGTAGGTATCATTCGatgtaagacaattttaaacttccctttttttgtttgaccaTCGCCGTGAACACATCTTCCAAGCAAGCCCTAACtggtaacatttttcattatacaattaaaacataaaccTTATTACATTGTtccattttacaataaaattaaactttataacgATTCAATCAAATCTTTCGAATTCTCAATCATAAAAAAAGTGGTCCTTCTAAGccgaatttaaagaatttttctaaaagtgttTTTGTAAAGACATCGAATtgcatatataatatattgattgtatgatatctatatatatatgtcCTTCGAAGCTATTCATGCACCGCATATGTGATACAGTGTATTCATACgaatttttttgattgatcTCGCATCGTTTTATCGTTTcgttaataaaaaactaattgtgCTTTTCGACATGGCGAAtgcattaaaaatcaaatgtggTAACGCAAAAGGGCGCTTAACGCGGGCAGCAGCATTTGTGGAAACAATAGATGAATCCACAACTCTAGAAATGCTTGAGATACGTTTGAATAAACTTGAGACCGCGTGGTCAGAATTTTCTTCGCTTCATAACGAGATTCTCGAACAATCTCAAGAAAGTCAAGTcggtgaaattgaaaatgagttttcgacatatgaaacaaaatattttattaccaaTGCTCAAATAATTAAAGCAATTCGCGAAAGGGTAAATTCCAATGAACTTTCGTTAAATAAGTCAGCTATAGATCGGTTAGTTGACCAGCAATcggtttttttggaaaaattaaataattcgtCTTCGTTGTCACCGAATAATTCAAATACAACCAAACTTCCAAATATCGTTGTGCCACCGTTTAGCGGAAGCTATAAGGATTGGCCATCCTTTCGAGATTTGTTTCTCGGATCAGTTGACACTAAGACGAATCTTAGTCCAACTCATAAGTTCCACTATTTAAAATCGTATCTACGTGATGATGCCGCTAATCTCATAAAGCACATTAGCATATCCGATGTTAATTATGCTGAAGCATGGGATCGTTTAGAAAAGCGTTATGATCGTAGACAATTAATCGCTCAATCgtttattgaaacttttttgtCGCTTCCTACTACAAATGTTTgcaatgttcaaactttaagaaaaatttctgATGGTGCCGATGAAGTTGTGCGTGGGCTTAGTGCGTTGGGTAAATCGAGTCGCGACCCATGGctcatttatttgttattgaacAAACTGGATCCCGATTCAAAACAAGCTTGGGCAGAACACATCGGTTCTCGTGAAGACTGCACCATAGcagaatttttagaatttttagaagAGCGGTGCGATGCTCTTGAGGCATGCCAATCTCTTAATGGTCGTTCGGTCACAACGCGTACAAAGCAACCAACTAGCATTCGGGCTCATTTAGCTGGGCCCTCAGATTCAGCTACGTCATCAAAATGTGCAATGTGTAAAGAGGATCATATCCTTCCGCAGTGTGCCAAATTCGTCGCGCTAGACATTGACTCTCGTCgaagttttgtaaaaacaaatttactttgttttaattgccTTCGTGCTGGCCATTCGTCGCTTAAATGCCGTTCCTCGTTTCGTTGTCGGGTGTGTAAATCACGCCATCATTCGCTGGTGCATCTCGAAGATGCATATGAAAAATCTCAATCCGCTTCTTCAAAATCTTCGCTTCAATCTCAACCTTCGTTATTACCTTCTACAGCTACatctacaactacaactactgCATCCAATTCGATAATTAGTAACCATTCGCTTGAATTTACTTGtcgaaaaaaaacactattacCAACGCTGTTGGCTAAAATTCAAGATATTCAGGGAAATCTTCTAAACTGTCGTGTGCTTCTAGATTCCGGGTCACAATCTACTTTCGTTGTTGAATCTTTCGCTCAAAGACTCGGGTTTCATAGAACTCATTCAAGAATCCCTATTCTCGGTTTATCGGCTACGGAAATAGGATATACAAAAGGGAGTATATCGTTAAACCTCCATTCTCGTTTCAACACATCTCAATTATTCGTTGATGCATTTATAATGGATAAATTATCTTCGAATTTACCATCTAAGTCGATAGACGTGTCTTCTTGGTCATATATTGAAAATCTCGAACTTGCTGATCCAAATTTTAATTGCGCTGCTCCCATTGATGTTCTTCTTGGAGCTGATAAGCTTTGGAGCATTCTAAGGAATGGACAAATTCGTGGTCCTGATGGGTGCCCAATCGCTCAAAGTACTTCGTTCGGTTGGATCATAACGGGACAGTTCTTTGAACCAGAAGAATCGAATTATTTCACGTCTTTTCATTCGTTAGTCGATATTGATTCGTTACTACACCGATTCTGGGAACTCGAAGAAGTTCCTCCAGCAAATAATACAGCTGTGGTCGACCAGGCGGAAGAACATTTTCGCCAAACATTTTCTCGGTCTCCTGACGGGAAGTATGTCGTTCAACTTCcattcaaaacacaaaatccATCGTTCGAAAAAACTCTACCTTTTGCTGTTTCGCGTCTCTATGCAATGGAACGTCGTTTCAATCAAAATTCCAGTTTGCGAGAATTATATTCTAAGTTCATGCGAGAATATATTGATTTAGGCCATATGACTCAGATTCCTCGTGAAGAAATCGCTATTCCTAATGGCAGATGTTTTTATCTTCCTCATCACGCAGTGTTGAAACCGGACAGCTCGTCCACAAAATTACGTGTCGTGTTTGATGGTTCAGCTAAGGACTCAACGGGAAAGTCTTTAAACAGTACTCTATTGATAGGCCCTCCTATTCAACGCAATTTAATAGGTGTGTGCTTACGTTTCCGTCAACATCCGTTCGTGTTTACTGCAGACGTTGTTAAGATGTTTCGACAAATTTGGGTTGATGATTCACATGCTGACTATCAGCGTATTGTTTGGCGTGAATCTCCTTCGAAAGAAATCGAGCATTATCGTTTACGTACTGTGACGTACGGTACTGCATCCGCTCCATTTTTGTCTGTTCGTATTCTGAAACAACT encodes:
- the LOC129953537 gene encoding uncharacterized protein LOC129953537 is translated as MANALKIKCGNAKGRLTRAAAFVETIDESTTLEMLEIRLNKLETAWSEFSSLHNEILEQSQESQVAIRERVNSNELSLNKSAIDRLVDQQSVFLEKLNNSSSLSPNNSNTTKLPNIVVPPFSGSYKDWPSFRDLFLGSVDTKTNLSPTHKFHYLKSYLRDDAANLIKHISISDVNYAEAWDRLEKRYDRRQLIAQSFIETFLSLPTTNVCNVQTLRKISDGADEVVRGLSALGKSSRDPWLIYLLLNKLDPDSKQAWAEHIGSREDCTIAEFLEFLEERCDALEACQSLNGRSVTTRTKQPTSIRAHLAGPSDSATSSKCAMCKEDHILPQCAKFVALDIDSRRSFVKTNLLCFNCLRAGHSSLKCRSSFRCRVCKSRHHSLVHLEDAYEKSQSASSKSSLQSQPSLLPSTATSTTTTTASNSIISNHSLEFTCRKKTLLPTLLAKIQDIQGNLLNCRVLLDSGSQSTFVVESFAQRLGFHRTHSRIPILGLSATEIGYTKGSISLNLHSRFNTSQLFVDAFIMDKLSSNLPSKSIDVSSWSYIENLELADPNFNCAAPIDVLLGADKLWSILRNGQIRGPDGCPIAQSTSFGWIITGQFFEPEESNYFTSFHSLVDIDSLLHRFWELEEVPPANNTAVVDQAEEHFRQTFSRSPDGKYVVQLPFKTQNPSFEKTLPFAVSRLYAMERRFNQNSSLRELYSKFMREYIDLGHMTQIPREEIAIPNGRCFYLPHHAVLKPDSSSTKLRVVFDGSAKDSTGKSLNSTLLIGPPIQRNLIGVCLRFRQHPFVFTADVVKMFRQIWVDDSHADYQRIVWRESPSKEIEHYRLRTVTYGTASAPFLSVRILKQLAEDYKSDYPNAARVLLEDVYVDDVMTGAKSKKELMELQSELVALLFLAKLQLRKWSSNFIC